The nucleotide sequence TTGGGACAATACCATTTTACAACTTCTCACTATGGATACTGCTAGGATTTCTGACGTTTCCATGTTGTGTCCAGTGTTTAATTTTCAAAGTGGGAGTTCTTGGGCCTTGGAATTGTGACCCAGTACACTCCAAATCGCTGCCCGCGGTTGCAGCCAAATTGGCCGTGGGCAGGATAAATGACGATTTTAGCTTGGATCTGGGATgtaaaatggattttatggtTCTTCAAGAGCCCTGCGAAACGTCAAAAGCACTGACAACATTTGTGAACTACGAGCAACTCGTCGACGCTTTCGTGGGACCTGCCAATCCTGGTTACTGCAACGCTGCTTCACTTTTGGCTAAGAACTGGAACAAGGCCATTTTCTCCTGGGCTTGCATTAATTATGAATTGGACAGGATCCAAGGGTATCCAACATTTGCAAGGACTTTACCGTCTCCAACGCGAGTGCTTTTTACAGTGCTAAAGTATTTCAGGTGGGCCAATATTGGCATAGTGTCCTCCGATGAGGATATATGGATAGACACGGCTGGTAAGGTGGCTAATTCTCTGAGGAGTCAGGGGCTCCCCGTTGGCATAGTGGCGTCCGTGGGGAGCAATGAAACCGAGCTGGAAAACACTCTACGGGATATTCAGAAGGCAGGGGAAATAAAAGGTAAGTGCTTTGATTGTCTATTTGCTGGCCTACCAATTCTCTCGTGAAAACATCTTTGCAGAGCAGAGAATTAGTTATCCAGTACATTAAATATAGTGTGTCCTAGCCAACTTCCTATTACACGTGTACACACCAAAGTTGATATGCAAGATGTAACCAAACCAATCCATTCTGCTATATTATTTTGTACTAGAAAGCCAGAGGTGAACAATATTACACAAGATCTGAGGTGGATGGAAAGTTGGATTGAAAGACACTGTTAGAGCAACCTTAACCCTTCCATTAGGTTGAATTACTTGATAATCTGCTTGCATGCCTTGAGCAGAGTAACAGATGTTGGCAGTCAACCAGTGAAAGTTGACCAGATTTATTCTAATATGATTGGGCTGATtatatcatcacaataacacCATAGATAGCATTCTGCCTTTCTGCCCACGGAGCTACTGACTGTGCTGGTCATTGAagcaaacaacacaacactaaaGTGAAGGAAGGTTAAGGTGTCTTTATTGCCTGGATTGGTTTTAAGGATTGGGATTAAGGGAACTGCTGCACAAAATAGACATTACCAGACATCCCAATAAAAGCACAGTAAATACAGTTTAAAGTCACATATTTGCAGACATTACTCTGACATAGTTTACAGTCACACACCCCTCACCTTACATGCTTACAGGCAGTAAGTGGAACTTGCCGTTATCTTAGAGCCTCCTTGCTTTCCTGTCTATCTGTACTGATCTGTGCTAACCGTGGCCCTAACCTGGCCTTTACTATCACTACCTGTGCAGAGTAAACTCTACAATCTATGCAAATTTTGCCTGTGCGCTGATTACTCACCCTCTGCACTGATTAATGACTCACTGCCCTAATCACTGTTTGCCTTGTTAATTCTGCAGTCATCATAATGTGCATGCATTCGGTCCTGCTGGGTGGGGCGAAGCAGAGAGCTTTCCTGCTGAAGGCCCATGACATGGGCTTTACCCGCGGGAAGTATGTCTTTGTGCCTTATGACGCCCTCCTCTACAGCCTGCCCTATACCAACATCTCCTACGTCACTTTGCAAAATGACACCAGGCTTCAACAGGCCTACGATGCTGTGCTGACCATAACTGTCGCCTCAGACCTGATGTCCTTCAGTGAGGCGTTCAACATGGCGAAGAGATCTGGCGAGCTCACTATCTCCCATGAGCCAGAGCAGGTGAAATACAAGTTCATTGCAAATAAATGATAAGCATTTGAAGGGCAACCATACAACCACATTGCAGTACTAATACAAGCACTATGTAATGCCATACTCCATCCTGCTTATAATCGCTGCCCTACTATAAGCATATTTCCATCACAGTCACACATATTGTGAGGAGCACTTTCATTTCTTACCTCCATACACACTCAACGATTGCACTGTGTTGCAGGTATCACCTCTATTTGGAACGATCTACAATGGTCTGTACCTTATTGCCAAAGCCATACACAACTCCAGGAGGGCGGGCCAGTGGCTCAGTGGCTCCAACCTGGCGTACTTCACACGCAACATGACTTTCCAAGGCTTCAACCAGAACATACGAATAGACAGCCAAGGAGAGAGCCAGACCAACTATGTGATTTTAGACACTGATGGCTGGGGGAGTAAGTTGTACAGGTGCTACCTGGTGGAGCTCAGCACAGGCACGCTGCGCTTTGCTGGAAAGTCCATCCACTTCCCTGGAGGATCTCCTCCCTCATCGGACTCGAGCTGCTGGTTTGACCCAGAGGCAGTCTGCACTGGAGGTAAAGGATAACACGTGTAAACACAGTAGACAAATGAAGACATCAGCAATCATATtatcaacaaataaacaatcatGAAAACAATtttacatgcatgcatgaataCAAATGTTGCTAAATGCGTGTCTCTTGTCCTATAGGTGTGGAGATCATCTATGTTATCATTGTGCTTGTTGTCATTTTGGTACTGGCACTGGGAGCCCTCGGCATAACACTTGTCATAAGGTTATTTGTTTACCATTTTTGCTATTTCTATCGTTTAGCTCTATCGTTTTTCTATCGTTTAAAAGATGAATTTAAGCAAGTGAAAAAACTGTCTGTTATTTGCAGGTGGAGGATACAGCAGATCCAGCTGGTGAAAGGGCCCAACAGGATCTTGTTAACCCTGGAGGACCTAACGTTCATCGACCCTCAGCTAAGCAAGCAGGCAGGTCTTTCCCATTGACCTTTAAAGTAATACTATGTAGGAGTCAATTTAGTCAATTTTCACCATACTAGATAGGGTAATGAGTCAAAGGTCAAGGGTCATGCTCCTACCTACAACTGCAATGTTACATAGTGCAATACCAGCTGCACTGTCAGAGACTCCAttctctgtactgtatgtcagtatagcatcaaaatgagtttgagaGAGATTTTTTATTACTTATCACTATTTTAAGATTAGAACTACATTGTGTTATTATTCTTGTCTCTGTGAATGGCGCCTTGGTCTTGGCCAACTTGGTCTTGAATGACAACTCTTGCCCCTGCAGAAAATCACTTTAGAAGATCTCACTGACTCAAAGAGTGTTATTGATGACAAGAGTACAAAGTCAGCTGACCCATTTCAGTCTGAAAATAGCGTGGGAACAGTTACACATGAGACATCAAACGTAGCCGTCTATGAGGTATGTAGAACATTCCATTGACGTAGTATGTTTTGGCATCACTCCTGTTGGCTGTTGAAAGATTCATTATCTCAACACATCTCTCTCAATCATAGGGTGACTGGGTGTGGATGAAGAAGTTTAAAGATGGGCATTTTAAAGAAGTGAAACAGAGTTCAACCAAGATCTTCACAAAAGTAAATTCTTCAATACCAACTCTAGCATACAAGCTGTTCTAATCTGCCTCTTGCTGAGAAAACACCTCACCAAGTTCTTGACTactatgtgttttgttttctagATGAAGGACCTAAGAAATGAGAATGTCAACCCATTCCTGGGCTTCTTCATAGACTGTGACATGTTTGCCATTGTGACAGAGCACTGCTCTCGTGGAAGCCTACATGACCTTTTAAGGAATGATGATGTCAAGCTGGACTGGATGTTCAAGTCTTCACTGTTGCTAGATCTCATAAAGGTGAGGTGGAGTGCAGAGGCAGAGTACAGAccgagtacacagcttcattacttgagtaaaagtacagataccctttgctatatttaactcaagtacaagtaaaagtacaacagtcagatgtctacttaagtaaaagtactgaagtacaggtacttgtttttaaaagtgcttgagtatcaagagtacaagagtagcctacattttctaaatattgcattactactgccacagtgcttacatttatgtacagaaacgtcctacatggagttatgaaaaatgttaatgttaataccatggagaatgtaaaaggaattgaaagtaaagtcattttcatttttttaccatgttgccagggatgggcagtatttctaatacatgtatttaaaatacgtatttcaaatacaaaatactattttgtaattgaaacacttgaagcgaaaaacTATCATAAACATCCATTGTTtagtccatggtttcgtctctaatctaaatctgaccatggagttgactttggcggaaagctgaaggtgattgctgatagactgtcccaatcagtggtgcctgcacaatccaatcacgtttatgagggaaacaacaaattaagggtttccgagatttttagTTTTTTCCTTTATtctttagaagaagtaacaggTACTctacggttatggatagaaatgtagtggagtaaagagtacaatattggcctctcaaatgtacttgagtgaaGTCATGAGTACTACCCCAAAAattatactcgagtaaagtacagattcCTCAGAATTGTagtcaagtactgtactcaagtaaatgtactccattactgtccggctctggtgGAGTGAATGTAGCATCCTCAAAGTAAGACCCATAGGCCCATAGGATATGTTCAGTACACAGAGATATAAATCCATGACATGCTTGTATTCTCTTAGGGCATTAAATACCTTCATCACAGAGACTTTCCACATGGGAGGCTAAAGTCTAAAAACTGTGTGGTTGATGGCCGCTTTGTCCTAAAGATAACAGACTATGGTTACAATGAGCTTCTAGACAACCAGAAAGCCCCCAAAGAGATCCCTCCAGCAGCAGGTAAAATTCACAGAtatatttacatgcacatgcatgcacacacacacacacacacacacacgaacacacacacacacacacacacacacacacacacacacacacacacacacacacacacacacacacacacaaactaaaaaTTAGTGAGGTGAATTGATTTGATATTCACATAATTGTCCTTTCCACAGAATTGTTTTGGACAGCCCCTGAACTCCTCAGAGATTTAGAACATTCACGAAAAGGGACTTGCAAAGGGGATGTTTACAGTTTCGCCATCATCCTTCAAGAGGTGGTGGTACGAGGAGCTCCGTATTGCATGCTGGGATTGTCTGCAGAAGGTAGGTCATTGCGACAttagtgtgtgcaggtgtgaccATGAGTCTTATTCAGTTTCAGCACAGTCAAGAGGTGGGTATGATAGATTTGTCACAGATTGAGATCTCATACAAGACATGATGATGAAAACGTGATGTGTTGCCATGGCTGTGTCAGCATGGACTGATGAAACTCTGTGGGGTTGACATAAGTACTGGCGCTGTCACATTTTATAGATGTGTACAAGTGATGTAGATATGAACTCTCCATGACTTCTGTGTCTAAACCTGCGGTCTCACATGCATTATTTGTCAATGCAATATATCACTGCAAGCAGCCATGGGCCTTTTCTTGTGCCCCCAGAGATCATCCGTAAGGTGCGGAAGCCTCCCCCCATGTGCAGGCCCACGGTGGCCCCCGACCAGGCTCCACTGGAGTGCATCCAGCTCATGAAGCAGTGCTGGAGCGAGCACCCCGAGCGCCGACCCACCTTTGATGAGATCTTTGACCAGGTAAGCAGTCCACCTCACCTCGCAGAGTATTGAAAGTTCTGTTTGGGATTTGCGATCACAAAAATAGCggatattttcttttttcatcttCTACACAGATTTGAACGTACACCAGTAGGCTTACACAGTGAACCTTATGAGCCCTTATGAATCAGAGCACAATGAATCAAAGAATTGTACTGCTCAACTGTCTGAACTTAAACAACCCGCTATCATTTGTGTTCAGTTCAAGCTCATCAACAAGGGCAAGAAGACCAACATCATTGACTCCATGCTGCGCATGCTGGAGCAGTACTCTTCCAACCTGGAGGAGCTGATCCGGGAGAGAACGGAGGAGCTGGAGGTGGAGAAACAGAGGACAGAGAAGCTCCTCTCCGAGATGCTGCCACCGTGAGTCATTGCTTACCTCACCTGAGGCCTGAGCTAACCCATGGATTAGGTCTGCTCTGTAATCACTTTTTGGAGCAGTCAAGGATTACACACAGCCAGTTTCACATTGTGAATTGACACataaaaaatagtttttaatatggttatactgtatgtctctgGACATATTCAGCCTTTTGAAAATGGCAACTCGCCTTTCCCATGTGGCCTTTTGGTAATTCTTTCAACTCCGTTATTTTTTGCTTTCCATTGTCTTTATCTTGAATGATGAAGCGGTAAACTTGCTGTAAACGATGAAACTGCTTGGTCTACTCAAGGCTGCACATGCAAAAGCATGTCTTTAtaattatactgtatgtcttgAAAGCATGAAACCAAGATGATATTTCCCTTCTTTAGTTCCGTGGCAGAGGCACTAAAGACAGGTGCAACTGTGGAGCCAGAGTACTTTGACCAGGTGACCATCTACTTCAGTGACATTGTGGGCTTCACCACCATCTCCTCTCTCAGTGATCCCATTGAAGTGGTGGACCTATTAAATGACCTCTACTCACTCTTTGATGCTGTGCTGAGCAACCATGATGTGTACAAGGTTAGTCTGCAAGGAGCTGAGGCAGGCAGATGGAGGTAGATTGCTTCATTCTGATACACTTCCATATTGTGTTCAGTTGGGTGCGGTAGACGATCTGAGCTATTAACATAGACTATGTTACAATAGAGGTTACAATAGAGAAGACCTGAAATCACAGACAAGCAGAAAGAAATAGCAAATgacaaagagaaacagaggggcTCTGTATACCTCCCTGCCGCTAAAGATACAAAGTCACATGTGTTTTTTGTTCCTGTAGGTGGAAACCATTGGTGATGCCTACATGGTAGCATCAGGTCTTCCCAAGCGAAATGGCAACAAGCATGCAGAAGAGGTCGCCAACATGTCCCTGAACATCCTAAGCGCAGTGGGCACCTTTAAGATGAGACACATGCCAGAGGTGCCTGTCAGGATACGCATTGGCATCCACTCAGGTGGGCAGTGCAGCCGTTAATGCACATTACTTGCAATCAGTTCAGTTCCAGGTGATTTAGTATGGATTAGCGATTTTAGATTAAGACCAGTTTTGTTTGCTGCATTTGTCTATTTTGTTGATTTGTccactgaatgcatttgatgTTAAATTCAGTAGCACATGGGGGGGATGTGACGCTGTGCCCtcatgtgtgctctgtgtgcagGCCCTTGTGTTGCTGGGGTGGTGGGTCTGACCATGCCTCGATACTGTCTCTTTGGAGACACGGTCAACACTGCCTCCCGAATGGAATCCACAGGACTGCGTAAGCACATTTGGCTTTGTTGTGTTGTCCATTTCTATGATCTACCTGTTGTATCTGCTGGACATCTGTTGTACTTCCAAAAGCTGAGGTGCTTTATGCTGTCTCTCTTCAGCTTATAGAATTCATGTGAACCAGAGCACTGTGAAGATCCTGCGCTCCTTGAATGAGGGCTATAAGATTGAAGTCAGGGGGAAGACTGAACTGAAGGTACATAGATGCTCTCGCTGTGCTCTGCATGACTTCTCTGACTAGGATCGACCCTGCCAAAGATAACCAAGTGTTTTTACTCCACTGCAGGGTAAAGGTATTGAGGAGACATACTGGCTTGTGGGCCAGTCTAGCTTTACAAAGCCTCTGCCAAAGCCACCCGAGATCAAACCAGGGTAAGAGAATGCACACAGACTCGTAGTGTCCAAAATGCCCATGTTAACACAGGGCTGTAACAGTATTCTTCCATTCATTCAAAGTGTTGAGTGAAAAATAATGTCTACAGCCATTTAAAGTGTTTCAACTGAAAATGATCCACCTTGTGCGTTCTAATGAAAcctgtgtgtcggtgtgtcaTGTAACTCTGTTTGCATGCACCATGTGCAACTTCACCATTTCCATCTCAGGGAAAATAATCATGGTCTGAACCCTGAGGACATTGCTGCATACAAGAAAAGGAAAGCAGAAAAAAGACTAGCAGAGTCTCAAAATCAAAAGCAAGGAGGTAGTGCCTTGCATGCAATGTTGTGATGTGTTAGCTGgtgatagcagttatgtgacgTATGCGGCAAAATATTTATGTGGTATTTATGCGGCTTTTAATGTGGTATTATTTGTGCTTTTTGTATTTGATTGTTTTCTATGTTTTTGCTGCTTTTTAAATCTTGCATTGTATAATAATGGTCTTTTTTACACAACACCATGTTTCACATCCAACTTGAGTTTGAAATCCATTTTCCATAGAGCATAGCTAAGGAAATGTGTGAAACTGTGAATCTATATCTGTGTAAAAACATTTCTAACTTGGTGTCCTACAGAGACAACTGGCAAGACATGGTGACAGAAGAGATCAAGAACTTATTCCGCAAGGCCAACAGACAAGTGGACAAGCCCAAGGTCTGAGGATAGGACAGGACAGAAATTATTTTACGAGCTCAAGACAAGAGGGAATAAGAGCAGAAGCTGAAAGAACAACACAAAGTACCGGCCCACTGGATGTAGAAGCAGAGAGACGGCAGGAACCTGTATGGCCACCAGCCCTGAGAACAGCGCGCATAAACCCTGCCTGATCACTCTGGCTTACACGGACCACTCTAATAGGATTGGCCACAGGTCTAACTAATCTCCCTCTGTCCAGCGCAGCTGAAAGGCACTGCTCTAATGAAATGAAAGTTGTCTTGCAGGTCACTGGGGGAAGCGAGTGCACTGACGGCCTCCTTAATAAACAGTGCAAGCTGCTACTTTTGGCCACCACGTGGCTCAGCATATGATAGCCCAACACTGGAGTGTACGGAAACCTCATTATTTTGGGTTTCATATTTGGAGGTGTATTTCTTCTTGTTCCACTATTGATCCTTTACTATTAAGTTGACCATCATAAGGGAACGGAAAGGAAAACTATTGTCTAAACTGCTTTTTAATTCTATATGTTACAGTAAATTCTTTGAGGAGTCATTGATATCTGGTTAGGTTTAACAAGCATTTCCTGTCTGCTATTCTGAGGGCTGTGCCATGCATTAATGGGATGTGCTTTTAGTGCAACTGTCAGGGAGTCTAGGGCAGGCAGTCCCAAACCTAATGAAGATAGCATTGCTTAATTAAACATAAagtatacaaaaatacacatccGTGTAGTGCCAGTAAATGTTATGCATGCGACTGAATTGTTATGTTATTATTTGACATCGGCAGCATTGATATAATTTTATATGCATATGTTTGATTGATACACAGTCTAGGGTCAACAAAAAGTATAATTGCCTTACATTAGTTACTCATAGATAAGACTTGCTCTCATGTTCTGTTAAGTCAGGTCAGGAGAGTAATATTTGACTGATAACTAATGAAACCCAGAGATTTCTTAGGGCCATGCCCATATTTAAGAGATGTTATTCTCTGCTGCACTTGAAGGCACCTCACCGTGGTCCACTgtatatttattgtatttatttttaagaTAAAAAAGAGAGTGAATGTAATGGAAATATGTAGTAGATATTTACTTAAGAGTGCTCTCATGAAATTGTAATTGTAGGCAGTATTGTAGTCTTTCTATTCTGACATTGATCCGTAGGAGACAAATGacattaaataaaaacaattaatTTTGCTCACAGTTTCTTATCTGTTCATATGAAAAAAGAAGGTTGGTTTGGTCGTTATTGCTGTTGTGTTCAGACAAGGCCATAGTTATTATttgcagcttttttttttttaaagattaatcataaagacatgttaaaaatgttaaggGTAACATATTCGgcctgtatttatttattaagtaaTATGTACAGATGtcgaagtaggcctatataataaACATTACTCTCTGATTTACTAGTTTTATTTGACCAGCAGGTGGCACTACAACCACCCTTATCCCTTCTGGTGTGAATCTATCTGTGGGGCTTAACAATACTATCAATTAGAAGATTACCAGGAAGCCTCAATTGAAAGGAGGTGGCCATGGCAACAAGAATCCTGGCAACAGGATCAAAGAGATTTATGGTGGCCTGTGTTTATTATTCACCCTCtggtgcatgtgagtgtgtttgttgccATACATCTTTCTTTTCATGTCCTTACCTAAACAGTGCCAAAcctaattagttttttttttttatttttggtcaAAACTTCATCAAAAATCCACAGTCTGAATATCAACACAGCTGTGATAAAACTAGCCAATAGCCCTCTTAGTGACTGAAGGTTGGAAAACTCTTAGGCCTACTTTCCTGATCCACCATGAGAGCCCTGCACTCCAGCTTCTCTCTTAAGCAGCCTCCACACCCAGTCTGAAGAGATTGCTCGCTGTTTCTTCAAGGCCAGCTGAGCTTCCATGTCTATTCTGACAACCAAACGTTATGGCACCTTCAGCCCTGGAGGTCCTGAGGAAAATGCAGTTCTAGCCCCCTGAAGGTGTAGAAGAACTCTCTACTCTTCTCCCACAATAGGTCTCTGAATGTTTCCCCTCTGACAAGTGGGAGATTGGAATGGTGATTCAAATTCCTTAGACTGGTAGACACAATAACCTTTCAAAGTTTTATCTTTTTATTGTAGTCTGTAGTTTGGAAATGAATGACCTGAATCTTTTTCCTTTGGGGGCCTAGCAGGGAAGCTTAGAAGGCTGCCActgtgtaagtaagtaagtaaagttTATTTTAGAGCACATTTAACCACAGCTCACACTGACCAATGTGCTGTACATAGTGCATTagctaaaaaataataaaataaggtaaaataaaataaaataaaattgtatatctatctatcttttattctCATTATTATGTATTTGCACaattatgcttttatttgtagGTGTTTGTATTAAAGTatctttaaaaaatgttttacttgaATGAAATTGACCATCAGAAAAGCAGACcagatttttattttcaaaaatgtttaTTGTAAAAATGTCATACAAACTTGCATAGTTGCATCATTCCAATCATAGTGTTCTCATGGTATTCAGTAACAGCCCCCTGTGACTGTGGAACATTTAACCTTTATGTTGTTTCTAGTGCAGAGGAAGCAGGACATAATCAGTGCAGGCAGCCAGACAACAGAGAACATGCaggaatgtgtttgtttggatAAGGAGTGGAGGTCAAAAACTGGAGTGTGGACCTTAGTTTGCAAATGTGCTAAAATCTTTGTCTTTAAACATTAAAGATAATGCAAGGAGGCACACATAGATGGCACAAACTTATTGAAAGAAGGAGAATTCAGAAAACTTCAGCAAAATTCAGAGAATTCAGGCAAGAGAGGACTCTACACAATAAGCTGCTGCTGTGGAATCTCACTGAGGGCAGAAGAGATCATACTTAATATAAGCATACTGTCTGTCATTGGTTTGACTCAGACAAAGGATATGAGCTGAACATTAGATGAAAATAGTGAAAACAATGAACCTTTCATTCAAGGgttgatttacacacacacaggagacttGATCACAATGCATTCACAGATCAAAAGGCTAAGATTGACTGTCCACAGAATCATTAACTGGAATGA is from Alosa alosa isolate M-15738 ecotype Scorff River chromosome 15, AALO_Geno_1.1, whole genome shotgun sequence and encodes:
- the gucy2f gene encoding retinal guanylyl cyclase 2 isoform X2 — encoded protein: MHQLPLHFGNVLWELSSHPCCPILRSKYSLGTIPFYNFSLWILLGFLTFPCCVQCLIFKVGVLGPWNCDPVHSKSLPAVAAKLAVGRINDDFSLDLGCKMDFMVLQEPCETSKALTTFVNYEQLVDAFVGPANPGYCNAASLLAKNWNKAIFSWACINYELDRIQGYPTFARTLPSPTRVLFTVLKYFRWANIGIVSSDEDIWIDTAGKVANSLRSQGLPVGIVASVGSNETELENTLRDIQKAGEIKVIIMCMHSVLLGGAKQRAFLLKAHDMGFTRGKYVFVPYDALLYSLPYTNISYVTLQNDTRLQQAYDAVLTITVASDLMSFSEAFNMAKRSGELTISHEPEQVSPLFGTIYNGLYLIAKAIHNSRRAGQWLSGSNLAYFTRNMTFQGFNQNIRIDSQGESQTNYVILDTDGWGSKLYRCYLVELSTGTLRFAGKSIHFPGGSPPSSDSSCWFDPEAVCTGGVEIIYVIIVLVVILVLALGALGITLVIRWRIQQIQLVKGPNRILLTLEDLTFIDPQLSKQKITLEDLTDSKSVIDDKSTKSADPFQSENSVGTVTHETSNVAVYEGDWVWMKKFKDGHFKEVKQSSTKIFTKMKDLRNENVNPFLGFFIDCDMFAIVTEHCSRGSLHDLLRNDDVKLDWMFKSSLLLDLIKGIKYLHHRDFPHGRLKSKNCVVDGRFVLKITDYGYNELLDNQKAPKEIPPAAELFWTAPELLRDLEHSRKGTCKGDVYSFAIILQEVVVRGAPYCMLGLSAEEIIRKVRKPPPMCRPTVAPDQAPLECIQLMKQCWSEHPERRPTFDEIFDQFKLINKGKKTNIIDSMLRMLEQYSSNLEELIRERTEELEVEKQRTEKLLSEMLPPSVAEALKTGATVEPEYFDQVTIYFSDIVGFTTISSLSDPIEVVDLLNDLYSLFDAVLSNHDVYKVETIGDAYMVASGLPKRNGNKHAEEVANMSLNILSAVGTFKMRHMPEVPVRIRIGIHSGPCVAGVVGLTMPRYCLFGDTVNTASRMESTGLPYRIHVNQSTVKILRSLNEGYKIEVRGKTELKGKGIEETYWLVGQSSFTKPLPKPPEIKPGDNWQDMVTEEIKNLFRKANRQVDKPKV
- the gucy2f gene encoding retinal guanylyl cyclase 2 isoform X1, whose amino-acid sequence is MHQLPLHFGNVLWELSSHPCCPILRSKYSLGTIPFYNFSLWILLGFLTFPCCVQCLIFKVGVLGPWNCDPVHSKSLPAVAAKLAVGRINDDFSLDLGCKMDFMVLQEPCETSKALTTFVNYEQLVDAFVGPANPGYCNAASLLAKNWNKAIFSWACINYELDRIQGYPTFARTLPSPTRVLFTVLKYFRWANIGIVSSDEDIWIDTAGKVANSLRSQGLPVGIVASVGSNETELENTLRDIQKAGEIKVIIMCMHSVLLGGAKQRAFLLKAHDMGFTRGKYVFVPYDALLYSLPYTNISYVTLQNDTRLQQAYDAVLTITVASDLMSFSEAFNMAKRSGELTISHEPEQVSPLFGTIYNGLYLIAKAIHNSRRAGQWLSGSNLAYFTRNMTFQGFNQNIRIDSQGESQTNYVILDTDGWGSKLYRCYLVELSTGTLRFAGKSIHFPGGSPPSSDSSCWFDPEAVCTGGVEIIYVIIVLVVILVLALGALGITLVIRWRIQQIQLVKGPNRILLTLEDLTFIDPQLSKQKITLEDLTDSKSVIDDKSTKSADPFQSENSVGTVTHETSNVAVYEGDWVWMKKFKDGHFKEVKQSSTKIFTKMKDLRNENVNPFLGFFIDCDMFAIVTEHCSRGSLHDLLRNDDVKLDWMFKSSLLLDLIKGIKYLHHRDFPHGRLKSKNCVVDGRFVLKITDYGYNELLDNQKAPKEIPPAAELFWTAPELLRDLEHSRKGTCKGDVYSFAIILQEVVVRGAPYCMLGLSAEEIIRKVRKPPPMCRPTVAPDQAPLECIQLMKQCWSEHPERRPTFDEIFDQFKLINKGKKTNIIDSMLRMLEQYSSNLEELIRERTEELEVEKQRTEKLLSEMLPPSVAEALKTGATVEPEYFDQVTIYFSDIVGFTTISSLSDPIEVVDLLNDLYSLFDAVLSNHDVYKVETIGDAYMVASGLPKRNGNKHAEEVANMSLNILSAVGTFKMRHMPEVPVRIRIGIHSGPCVAGVVGLTMPRYCLFGDTVNTASRMESTGLPYRIHVNQSTVKILRSLNEGYKIEVRGKTELKGKGIEETYWLVGQSSFTKPLPKPPEIKPGENNHGLNPEDIAAYKKRKAEKRLAESQNQKQGGSALHAML